AGATAGCGctaaaagtcaagggatcaccaattactacaattcatcctgacgGGAAACCCgtccaatagttgagatatttcactcaaaaccatgaatgtcaacTTTATGGTGGCTCTAGACGAAAGTGGGAAAAACCCTTCGGCCTCAGACTTGTAATTCCGAGTTGGAGATGTCAGGAATATCTCACACCGACAATATCTCCCACTTGTGAAAAGAACTACAGGCATGTCGAAAAATTGTTGAAAGAATGGCTGCAAATGCACCACCGCTGGCAGTTAgaccaaaataaaatccaatattaacatAGATACAATCGATTCAGCTAATTTAATAGGAGTTACACACTGTTTGTATCTGGTTCACTTGGTAACGAACTGCTACGAATAGGTAACACATCAAAAGGAACTCATTTAGGCTGTTTATCAGGTGTGACTAAAAGGTTAGCACGAGGACTAACTACACTGGAATAATGCATGAACCCTCCCAAGTCAGAATATGGAGTGTTTTTCCTGTTCATCCTATTCTGCCGGCACGTGTGGATGCGTAAGGTTAGGGGAAtgttgtggtcatggttaaaggaaaacaacattTACTGTGGttaggaaacaggaaatgaacagtGGTATCCTGTGTCAAGATCACATGCtttgtgaaatattaatgaCTGGTCGTTTTAAGcatttaaacaaatgacaaatgctgtcatttcattttgaggatagcttcacatttacatcGTCAGGTACAGCTCACCTCTGAAACAAATGAGAGGCTTTTTGACGAGCGTGCAGCTGTTGTCCCTCCAAAAGCCGTCTTCCATCATGGAGACGCAGTGCTCGGCCGCTAATGCGTTGTCTGGCTGATCTTTCTGCCACTGCCTGTAGTCCTCCACTACTCCCGTGTAGAAATGTTTACCCACCAGAGACCATTTCCAGCTGTTGACATCATCATACAGACCGATCCAGAAGGTCTTCTCCCAGTTCCTGGTCAAGTTGCTGATTCTGCTGATGTCCTTCGTATCAGATATGGTGGCCAGGTCACCGTACTCTGCTCTGCAGTAGTTCTGGGCTTCCACCCAGCTCATCTTCACATCAGTGATAGCAATGTACTCATGGAGGTAGTATGTGAAGCCTATATGGTGAGTAATAAGGTAACACTTAGGTAAGGTAACAGCCTCTCTGCTGGCCTTGAAATACAAGTGTAAATGTTGTTCCCTTGATTCCCATCATCTTTCAGGTCTTAAAGGTTTACAAGTTTTAGCACTGAAAATCATGTACACTAACAGTTTTGCTTAcaacacatttaaatttcatgtaaatcagaTTATGTTTGTCACATAAAACTGACTTCCTGTAGCAGCATTGCATGGAAACTCAAAATCTTCACAGTTTAGCATTGTGAAAGTCTTTAGATTTCACTGACcctaaattcaaaatggcagactTCGTGTTGGATGTATGGCATGGCACCAAGAGGCTTTGGTCTGACCATGTTACAAGGGCCTACCAAATTTAGTACATCTAGGTGAAATGTGCCTCGAGTGCTACTTCGTTGAAACTTTGAAATTTATTAAGATAACAATTCAGCTGTCAGCAGcaaaatatgtttacattcacaaaagttACACTCAACAGCCTCAGTTTAGACACAAGTGTTATGATGCGACCCGCTAGTTTTGCATTCATCTGTCAGAATACCGTTAGTTCTCCGGCTACGTAGATGGAGAACTTGTTCCTATACGGGTAATCAAATCTTTACAGAAAGTATTAACTTTGTGTTTCGTTCCCCTGCTGCTGGTACTGGAGCTCAGCCtaccagctgctgtcaatcaaacacagacccaaaaggaacatttcttatatttcctaaaataccctttttcttccttttaattgTATAAACCTATTAACAATACATACATCATGTTAACAGTATTTTTGACTGCAGCCATTTGACCCCACTTTTAACCATCAAAATGACggaatatttcaatgtattgcagatgaaaaatcttgcatatttatatttatttcttgcaacaaataagaaagtaacttcagcagtgaccagcagaagtgatAGCCtactaaatgaaaaaataaaggctCTTATTGCTTAGCTGAGCCAATGTCTAAGTTTGAATCTGATCCAAATCTTACCCTATCATTATCGTAGTGATTATTTTGCAGATAAACCTAGCAAccccctaaaaaaaaattaaaaagaacgATGAACGGCTCTTGGAAACGAACGGACCCATAACATCCGACTCCCTTCAATGAGCCTTAATTCCCttcatgaaaacaaatcattacAGATGATGCTAAGCTAAAAGACAgtcctctctctgtttgatAGCCTATCCGTTAGTGCGGAACGTAACGGCCAGTATGCAACACAGAGAGGAGTGGAATGGACTTTTTAAATTGGTGAAAGCAGGTCGTTACTACAACTTTAATAAACTGTTGTAATTGATGAAAAGGTTAGCACAAATTGTCCAGATCTGCTGAGGCTAAAAATTAACAACTGAATAATTCtcactgaataataataataacaataatgaggGTAGCAACATATAGAGATCATataaaaaacagactgaaaaagaGTAACACTGTCTTTGCTGTGAAACCAGACGGAGCACATTTTCTCAAGTACTTtgagtataattttgaggtagttgttctttacttgagtatttccattttatgctactttatacttctactccactacatttaagagggaaatattgtacttttaactccAATACTATTATTCAATAGCTATAGTTACGACTAGTTACTTATAAGATCTAGAACTGACATGTAAAACAGATGATCAGTTTACAAAACATGATGCAATGTTTAAtgagattaaactacccaacaattTAGAAAGTAGACTTAATTAGCTCATCCTTGACAACATCAAAATGCTGcctacatgttaatgcatcaatactATTATTCCAACTACAAACTGtatgcttttacttttgatacttggaatacattttgctgataattttactgtacttttacttcagtaaaatttTTAATGCAAGACATAtttgtaatagagtatttttatactgtggtattGAAAACTTCTCAATACTTCCTCTACCACTTActgtcattatcattattatctttattaatatcattagtagtagtattagtagaaATAGTAGTGTAATAGTAGCAGTTTTAGTAGTGTGAAACCCTACAACTCCACCTGTCCCCATACTACTCGTtggttttttaatatttttcaactTACTAGACAAATATGAACACATATTTTCTTACCTGTCTGTTGTGTGACGAACAAAGAGTACAAACCAAAGAACAGCAGTTTCTTCAAACTTCCCTCCATGATCTGCAGTAATGAGACAAGTTCCACAAAtataagaattttttttaaataaataaataaagtacacaAGATGGTGTGGTACCTCTGTAAATGTGGTCTTACCTCCTCTCTTTATGTCCTCacttggaaaaaaaatgtacttatgttTGTGCAAAGTGAGGAGATTTTTATGGTGGGCCTGAGagctcaacacactgcaactttAAGCAACTTCAATTTGACAATACATAGAAAAATTATGCAAAGTGAGaacacacaaccaaatacagaaaacataacCAAATACGAGTCAAGCCatgtattgtgtatgtgttgttaaATATGTGAAGATGTcctcttaatttgcttgtgttttgtctatctgcatgtgttttcttcagctGCAGTGCGTTGATatctcagggccaccgtacaTTTTGGCTAGAGTAAGGACTTTAGGATAAAGGCAAAGATTAGAGTATGGGGGAAGTCCTGACAATGTGTGCTAgagaatgcattatgtcaactATGTCAGTCTTCCCAAgtacagaaatacaaatgtgtgtgtgtaagagagatgTGCCTCCATATATTTTGGTTTGCAGTGGACCACTGCAATGTGTACATGATGTCTGGACAGAACATTTGGTTACTGTCGGTTAATGTTTGTCCGAGCGGGGGGCATGGAGCAAGTCAAAACTTTCTAGAGCTTCATTATTCCCTAGaatcttaaaaacacataaatgagccaTACCTTtgtactgggtgacatgttccttcagcAGGAGCACACACACTATAGTTTATCTTGAGTCGATCCCAACTACACTGTCCTGACTGTAATGAACTGAACTGTAAATACTCTCTAGTgcatcaaatgtgtattaatctgcatctgaaaatagtccccaataaaTGAACTATCTACTCATGTTTAAGTAGCATTTGCTAAAAACACAgagcccagctgttttagaatGAAAGCATATATttgtgacttgtttttaaagatttatgtcctcagaaggaaccagtgggcttgggactgagtgccacagacagggcagGGAAGTCGTAAAATACTGAGTAACGCATTGTTGGTCTGGATTGTTTTTTTCAGcctaagcacagcctcacagagctgttagcatggctgtaaactatTAGTTGACCATTGATTTCTGTTATAGCTATTTCATAACTGACATGCTGCCCTCTGGACCTGATTTTTAAAAGTCATCCTGACATCGCAGAGACGTGACTAACAAACATTCCCCAGGTGACGAAAGCATGTGACAGATTTTCCGTAATAACCTTAGGTCAGCTCATAAGCTACCATATAACCACTTGGACGTATTAAAACTGGTTATATATGCTTAGAAAAGatcaaatgattttgtttcattgttagAGATTAAATGTTGTATACTATATTCTaacaaatatgaaagaaaaacaacaaaaagtggGAATAAACaccattttataatttattatcctagttttttaaaatcacagttcacttattgtgaaataaatcattttacaaacacaggaaaacattCAACCTTACGTAGAACCCACAGTGACACTCAAATTGCTTTTTTCCAACcatctaaaacccaaagatacttaattcattatgaaataaaactgagaaaagcagcaaatcctcacatttctttcttgataaatgacaattaAACCTTTATGAAAATTGTTGTAGAGTAGTTTTTGgtgatcaattaatcaataaattcTATCAATTGTTCAAAACCCATCCTTCTGCTACCTGCTAAAAAAGGCCCAAACCTGACCCAAAACCTGGTACTTTCTCAGGACCTGTCAAGTTCAGTTTTGCTGTGTCAAGTTTCAGGTTTCAGGTCAGGTTTGTGTGTCAAATTTGGAGGTGCAAGTCGGGTTGAGCTAGGTCGGCTGGGTTCAGGTCTCAGTTTTAGACCCGTGAAGACCACAGGTGCAGTGAGCAAAAAAGAGTTTTACAACAAATGCAGTCTTTGAAGTGATAAAAGCACATGATTAACAGGAAAACAGTATACAATAGCAGCCTTGTTACTACTGTATGAAATAATGATAAATTGAGAATCGTATAACATATGATTATAAACTGTTTGCCTCTAACTGTTTATTTCATATCAGAATCATCATTGTCAGAAACTGATGTAAAGCAAGCATACTTTTCTTACTCTTCAGAAGTATACAGTATCTTACCGGTCATTCTTTACAGCAAAATAAAGAACTAGAGGGGGTTGGTTTGCTGCAAAGGACAGTTGCTACCACAGGAAAGTTAAACTAGCAtgcatttctgtatttcagTCGCATGTGTGGACTGTCCTGATGTAGAAACTTCACCCATGTTAGAATCGAGCCTGTGTGATAGGTTCAAGGTTCACCTGCCCAGCCTCCATCTGCTGTggagcttcttcttcttcttcttccctccagGTCACCCAGCACAGATATCCATCTGCTACCAGACGTAGGTTTGtcaaacacatgaaaatgtCATAGAGCTGTCCAGAAATGGGATCATTATTAATGATCATGCAATCATACACAAAACTAGGACAGTAAGTTGCACCAAAGGAGACAAAGGCTACCTTAATAACTTGGCCTGAGCGCATGTCCATACTTCTTAAGGAGCAGAAGGCTTGAACAATTATAACCAAAGTCAGAGTCATGGCCACAGCACCCAAAGCCACAGCAGCTTCGGTAACCTCAAAGAAAAGTATGCAGATGAGATCCAACGTGAGGACGACAGACAGGGACCAATGGAGCGGCAGAATTTGAGTTTCCTCACGCGACTGCTTCCAGATCAGGATGAACTCCAGCGCCACCAAGAGGTGGAGAAGCACTCCGCATCGTCTGGACGCGAACCACACAACCAACAGTTTATAACAATATTTCAAAGAGCATGTGGAACCCACCAGCTCCATCGCCACCACGGGTGTGGACAGTGATTGGAGGAGGCCGGTAAAGATCAAAGACACCTTGAACACTGTGAGGTGTCGGGTGTTGATTTTTTTGCAGAACATAGCAAATATGAAGAGAATTAATTCAAGGACACCAAAGAACAGGCCACCCAGGAGAACACCAAGAGCCGCATTGTTCCCAAAGAGGGCTCTGTCACCGGCGAGGACACCTGAGTCCCACCGCTGAGTGATGCTGCGAAGGCGGCTGTTCTCCATGCTGAGGCTGCCCACACCATCAAGAGCTAAAGATTCATTCATTCTTAATTTCttgcttgttttctttgaaCAAAGAAAAATTTGTCAATTAGTAAAAACATCTGTTATATCACAACAACTACAACCATACATACAACAAAAAAGcgtgacaaaaacacaagagcaataCAAGTTCAAGATATACAATTGGTTTGGAAACCAACAATCATCTTATGTCTAGTCAAGACGAAAAAGTAGTATTCGGATCTTtcagttaagtaaaagtagcaatactatggaagcaaataatgGCCATACTGATTGGAATCTTATAAGCAAGCGAATAcctaattttgacattttatcgcTACTGAATACTTCtagttaaaatttaaatacCACTGAATTCATAGCACTGAGATATTCAGTTTGAAAAccagtggtagaaagtaactaagtacatttactcaagtatttgagtatttccattttatgttactttatacttctactccactacatttcagaggaaaatattagACTTTCCACTCCAGTTAtttaactttagttactagttactttacagattcagattaataatacaaaatataatcaaataaattaataaaaagtacaaagaTAAGTCTGGTGTTTCGTCTTACCTGTGTAGTCTGATTCCTGAGAAGAGATGAGATGAAAGATCAATTTCTATTTCTGAACTTGGAACTTATACCTGCTACACCTGTCTCTGCCACCCTCACTCACACACGCCTGTCTATGCTTTCGTCACTTACGGGACAGAGCTGCCTGTGTATTGGATGTGACATCTTTGTTTAGCCATAAAATTGTGCAACTCTATTGCATAAATTGTATCTAAAgtgtgctaacattagccaccatgctactggtcataccagaccaagtaaggctgcaGCAGGCAAATCCCTGGGTGTGTTGAATAGAGCAAAGGTATGTTTTATTGTCTATGAGTTCAAGATTTAATTTCTAAGAGGAGGAATGTTATTTCTTCTATCAAATGTTATATAGTCTATCTTCAACAAAGTGAATGTTCAAGGAAATTAAAAGTCATTTCTCCATGCTGTGAGCACCATAAAGGAAATTCCaatcacctccattgtattctTGCCTTCTGCATGGCCAGATACTTACAACACTGGTTCATACATTAGGGCAGGGTAGGCCCATATTGCAGACATTGCTACATGACCAGGTGGAAGTCTGTGGAGTTAAACTGAAGTTAAATAGACACAAATTTAACTAATAACATTACCAGTTCCAGCATCTCATTGAAATACTTGCTGGAACAAGCCATCATTAGTGTTATTAGTTTCACCTCTGTGTTTCCTgctataaaaagacaaaatatcagCAGTGAAAATGGACCCAAATCAATTTGGGTGCAATAAGGAAACAAGAGTGTTTTGATGCTATAGCAAGGTTAaccctcactcactcactcactcacatttAACTTTAACCCGATATGTTCCTGCCTATAAGTTTCATCTGTCtcccaaacatgaaaaataaatatttacacatcctTACATACAGCTACATCATATCATGACACACTGGACTcaactgtacattttcattgcatttcaaaacaatgtgtccttgatttcagacagaggtagacacaaccaggcttctcatttctggCAACTGTCAGTTTTGCTGGCTGAAATGCCGACTGTCACTGGCAGATTTGATCAgctgtagctagttagctaattaagctaacgttagctacatgaGTTGAAAAAGCTGTGTCGGGCTGacgtttttaatgtttccagctgacacgttttaaaacttaaaatatgcacttgatggccaCATAAATGATCTTGCgctgaaagacagagaggctAATGCTAACAGGTCCCAAACAAAAAGTTAGCATCCTCAcagctgatgatccatgtagaagacatggaaaatACCAGCATTGTGTAGAGCAAGTAAGACCTAGTATTATAGTATaaggaaaaatgaaagagaTGCTTAGCTTACTTGGACAAGTCAGATTTATGCTATATTATacgtattttcaaacagtaggTTTGACTTGTACATTataagagaaaaaggaggagaaaatctAACACAGGACAGAGCCACGACACTGATCGCATCCAGGTGCAGCTTTCACACAATGGGGACATCCAAATCCaaaagaaatccaaagcttgacaggcttgctgtgcctagttacggttgttAAGCTGATGATTGGATACTGTTCAAATTTGTGGTTAAGCAAATGGTCAATTATAGGGGACCAAAATTTAAAAACCATTcaaataagtaataatataGTGAAAGTGATGCTAATATTCACAGTTAGATTGTTTAGTCCTTGAAGACAAGAATCTATCGTTTGTAATTGTGATGCAGTTCATGACATTTTTCAATTACCGTATCTGTAACTGCAACTGTTTTGTACGGAGCCCCGGAGTGGccatagagagaaaaaattatATATCGAGGCCATGTTTTACTACATTGAGTGCTCGAAATGTTATTGCGTGGGCACAAGATACCATTCGTTCCCACCTATGCAGCCTACTAATATGTTCATGTGTTCATTTTGCCTACAGAGTATGTTGGTTTAGTAAATAATATAGTTTAAGCCCATATTTCGGTGCAGTATCAATGTACATTGCTATTAGTTTGTTTGACTGTTATGATAAATATTCTCTATGAAAGAATAATTACTCTCTTTTTGCCACTTGTCAGCCATTCTTTCAATACACAGGATATGATTATAGTGTGCTGGACATGATCCAACTTGCATTTCAGGTGATTCCCAGCTTATCTGAATTCCCAAAATTACTATTCTAATCAAAGACAATCAGCATAATAATCTGATCTGTATATACTAATCTTGTGCAAACAAATTAATCTAAACGTGGGAACTATCTGTATTTCGTGCGCACACAATCGGCAAATCCAAGGCAAACATTGTAATATTGAGCACAGTGGATAAAGATACAGAAGACATGAAGCCATCCTGAGACGTCCTGAACTACAAGAAAGTCACCTGCAGCATATCGTCGTTTGAACGCCATCAAGTCCTGCATCTGATTAAGCTGCAAGCGTATCCA
This sequence is a window from Siniperca chuatsi isolate FFG_IHB_CAS linkage group LG22, ASM2008510v1, whole genome shotgun sequence. Protein-coding genes within it:
- the LOC122869755 gene encoding uncharacterized protein LOC122869755 isoform X2, whose protein sequence is MNESLALDGVGSLSMENSRLRSITQRWDSGVLAGDRALFGNNAALGVLLGGLFFGVLELILFIFAMFCKKINTRHLTVFKVSLIFTGLLQSLSTPVVAMELVGSTCSLKYCYKLLVVWFASRRCGVLLHLLVALEFILIWKQSREETQILPLHWSLSVVLTLDLICILFFEVTEAAVALGAVAMTLTLVIIVQAFCSLRSMDMRSGQVIKLYDIFMCLTNLRLVADGYLCWVTWREEEEEEAPQQMEAGQVNLEPITQARF
- the LOC122869755 gene encoding uncharacterized protein LOC122869755 isoform X1; the protein is MNESLALDGVGSLSMENSRLRSITQRWDSGVLAGDRALFGNNAALGVLLGGLFFGVLELILFIFAMFCKKINTRHLTVFKVSLIFTGLLQSLSTPVVAMELVGSTCSLKYCYKLLVVWFASRRCGVLLHLLVALEFILIWKQSREETQILPLHWSLSVVLTLDLICILFFEVTEAAVALGAVAMTLTLVIIVQAFCSLRSMDMRSGQVIKVAFVSFGATYCPSFVYDCMIINNDPISGQLYDIFMCLTNLRLVADGYLCWVTWREEEEEEAPQQMEAGQVNLEPITQARF
- the LOC122869755 gene encoding uncharacterized protein LOC122869755 isoform X4; this translates as MNESLALDGVGSLSMENSRLRSITQRWDSGVLAGDRALFGNNAALGVLLGGLFFGVLELILFIFAMFCKKINTRHLTVFKVSLIFTGLLQSLSTPVVAMELVGSTCSLKYCYKLLVVWFASRRCGVLLHLLVALEFILIWKQSREETQILPLHWSLSVVLTLDLICILFFEVTEAAVALGAVAMTLTLVIIVQAFCSLRSMDMRSGQVIKMDICAG
- the LOC122869755 gene encoding uncharacterized protein LOC122869755 isoform X3, whose product is MNESLALDGVGSLSMENSRLRSITQRWDSGVLAGDRALFGNNAALGVLLGGLFFGVLELILFIFAMFCKKINTRHLTVFKVSLIFTGLLQSLSTPVVAMELVGSTCSLKYCYKLLVVWFASRRCGVLLHLLVALEFILIWKQSREETQILPLHWSLSVVLTLDLICILFFEVTEAAVALGAVAMTLTLVIIVQAFCSLRSMDMRSGQVIKQMDICAG